ATACTGCAGTGCGTCAGGGATGTTTGCAGATGCACGCACTGACGGGTTCCACGCAATAATGCGAAAGAGAGCGGCTTCCCTGATGCGCAGGATCCGGGGCAGCGCCTGTCGAACCCTGAAGGTAATTAGTGAGAGGGTCGATGGCCCTGTTTTATGTCACTGGGTAAAAATCCATAGCCCTAAAAATCcaaaagttttttgtaaataagtatttataatacttgtttGCAAGGAGcatttgtattaaataaatatgtatttaataatattattttttaaaatttaataatgtaataataatattattgtttttaatttaataatttaataatgtacttaataatgttattctttttaatttaataatgtaactaACCTAGATAATAAGCcaaattgttactaacacaacTATGGACttttgtctgaaataaatattattctattctattctattctataatattgtcataatattaaaatttacttcgaaaatgttacagtacttttcaagtgCCTTACtgaagatggatgaaagaaggtttgaataacataAGGTTTATATTGGAAGAAgaaaaatggatttcaaacacaagtttacattaaaattttaaaatctcaattaaaaagtatttgcAGCACTGATAATTTCGcattaatattacaattacaaacttggacTTTTGGGTGTgactttatttacaaagtgaAGGCTATCATTGtgacatatattttattctttaatttGTGTCATAAAAAGGCGTCatcaacaataattttattaaaattgaaattaaatcaCATTTGAAAACAAACCCAAGAACGATATGTAATAACAGCTCTATATATATAATTCCACAGAACTCACTGACAAGAACTGAAGGACCTTTGACTGATTGGTGACAGCCGCCGACAGCCCAAATTATTTTCGATTATgtacacatgatattgactcctatttctttcggaCAAGGTGCAAAATCCAAGTGCATTGTTTGAGGCTgttacgattcaatgattcgggtgtttccgggaatacgacagtttgcgaagatttgcatgcgcattattaatatgggagaactgtatgTACCTTACCGTTGCTGCCgtcaatttaaattttcatatcTCCCGTAAACTTACTTATATCCGGATCCTGAAGGAAACATTCAGCGTGCAGACGTGCGCTCTCTCAGCGTCGGACGGTAATCCCTCCATACTCCAGAACCTTCTAGATATCGACAGCTCACATCACATGCAATGGTTAACAAATGCTATTTCACTTTGGTAAGATTgcctttattttttgtttttggaaGCATtgacatataaataaaataaaaatcatttatttcagacaatgTAGTccatataagtataaaatcaGTCCTTATAGCTATGTAGCTCCTAGGTTAGGTACTCGAGCTTAACacaaaactaacgaacgagtaCACAAAGGAATAAAGTGATAAGGACAGCAGCGTACTGAAACTATATATTTTAGGGTAAACTAACCCCCCTGAGCAAGGGCTGGGCGTAAGCAAGTTTTTTAGTAACGCTCAACGAAGATACAAAAGAACTGTTACAATTATTTCATGCAGAATAGAACCATACCAAGATATTACATGCATgtagaaaattaattatactcgGGCCTCGTCCGAAGggattacaaaattataacacttGTAGTACCGCTAGCGGTTCACCACTTCACACACTTTATTTGAGGGTaagagttaaaaaaaaaactgacgtCACCAAGCTCCGCCTCCTACCCGGTCGTGTCATTCGCTTTTTAGTGCTCGCCACGAACACATCTTTTTCGTGTCTCTCTTGTTAAATTTTGTGTTACCGGACGTTAAAAAGTGTTTATATCATGCCTAAACGCAAAAATGATAATAGtgattatgataagttaatgaaaaaattcaaaaGGTTGGAGAAAAAAGTGCGGCGTCGATGTCGTAGTCGAAGTCGATCAAACTCACGATCGTCATCACGAAGCAGCCGGCGACGCTCGAATTCACAAGGTTAGTGCTTATGAGAAGTagcttaataaatatacttgAAAGTGTTATCATCAAAATATCCAGTTAGCAGGCCACAggctacctacctacttcaattttttgtacaaaaattgGTTTTGCGAACAGTATTTTAGGACTGTTTCTTAACTAATGTTCAATTAATATGTAACTGTACTACTTGGGTTTGCGTTTTGTTTTTTGGAACTTAACTACCCACTAAACTAGTTTAGCGAACAGAACTCTGGGTCTGTTTCATAACTAATTTGAAATCATTCGATTTCAGTACCAGAACAAACGGAAAACCACAATGTTGGTGAATTCAATGTTGCCCAGCTCCTCGACGGAGACCATACCTTCAATACTCCTGCATCAGAGCATCATAATACCCCAGCCCATGATGGACCATCATCTGTAGGCACCGCTGCTGCGGCTACTACCACCGACAATGCTCACATGGCAGGCCCGAGTGGCCAAGCTATCGAAATGCTCGATTTATCTAACCTAGATGAGGAACCACAGCCCCTCCCTACTGAACCCGTCTTGGATGATGCGATTCTAGAAATATTAGGTGATGACCCAACTATATCTAATACATATGGGGCTGAAATCCAAAAAGATCTGGCTATAAGACTGGAGCATATCGCTACTCATGGGCTGACTGAGTAACTTCGGAAAGAGATTACTCAGAAGTATCTTGTTCCGAATAATTGCAAACTAATCAATGCACCTTCCTTAAATGTGGAACTTGAGGCCATCTCCGCTGCTATCACCAAACGCGATAAAGGCATTCAAGCCCGCCAAAAACAAATTGCTACTGCTATATCTTGTATAAGCCAGACTATTAATAAACTGATAACGAATACTAACGCAGATTCGGAGACAGTGAAGATGCTAATGGATGCAGAGCGTCTATTATGTGATTCTCAGTATAATGATTCCATATTGAGaagaaattttattacttcATCAGTAAAACCGGAAATGAAAGAGCAACTTCAGAAAACTAAGCCGGATAGCTACTTGTTTGGCCAAGCATTAGCTGAGACCATTAAAACGGCCAAGGTAATAAACAGGTCAAGTGCTGATCTGAGAATACCAGCACCCAAACCACCAGTAAATAAAAGACCAGCTGCTGCCAGTGCCAGCACATCCAATACATCCAGGAATTTAAACTGGAAGGGCCCGTATCCTCCGCGGAAACAACCGAATCATCCGAAGACGAGGAATCCCCCCCCGCCCCTGCCTCCAGGCAGGAACCAGCCGTGGAGCTCATCGAGAGCGTCGCGTCAGCAGCCGCCGCGCTCCCGCCGCTAGATCCGGTAAAATATGCTGGCAGATTAACGTTATTCTATGACCAATGGTCACTCATTACTAACAACTCGTTAGTACTATCTTGCATCCAGGGCTACAAGATTCCGTTCTCGGGTCCTGTAAACCAAATATCTGGTCCAACTATGgcacaatacaataataaggAAAGAAATTGTTATCTTGAgtgcataaataatttattatctaaTGGAGCCATTTCTGTTGTGTATGATAGTAAGATCTTTGACCACCGGCCGCTAAGCGGCGGTAGGTAAATAAACCAGTTCACGTTTAGCCGTTGTTTCATTGACACGTACATATCACTGGCGACAGGCTGTTCTAAAAAAAACCACGCGTGTGCACTTCGTTATCTAATTACAATGCCTATCGGTCACATCGAACCTTACACCATCGGGAGTAATAACTAGGACACCTATATTCGTCGTGTAAAACAATTCATCACGTTAAATAACATCGCCGACACGTTGCAAGTAGCTACGTTAGTGACGGTAGTAGGCGCGGAATGT
This is a stretch of genomic DNA from Plutella xylostella chromosome 4, ilPluXylo3.1, whole genome shotgun sequence. It encodes these proteins:
- the LOC125490680 gene encoding uncharacterized protein LOC125490680, encoding MPKRKNDNSDYDKLMKKFKRLEKKVRRRCRSRSRSNSRSSSRSSRRRSNSQVPEQTENHNVGEFNVAQLLDGDHTFNTPASEHHNTPAHDGPSSVGTAAAATTTDNAHMAGPSGQAIEMLDLSNLDEEPQPLPTEPVLDDAILEILGDDPTISNTYGAEIQKDLAIRLEHIATHGLTE